In Parasegetibacter sp. NRK P23, the genomic stretch CAGATGGGATCACAATATCGTTAACGACCAGCTTATTTTTCATTGCGGTAACAGTATCGTACAGAAAGATCGAATATGACTTTCCTGCTTCAGCTGTCAGCGCAATATTTTGAACAGGCTGGGTAGAAGTTGCACTAGAATCCTTTATCACAAGAGATTTCTGACCGGGGGATACAACAAAGCCGGTATTTGCCGCTGATGTAGGCCAGGTGGAGTTATAGGTGAACACCGTCCGTAAGGTAAGTATATCATTAATAATTAACTGATTTCTTGCGGAAGAAACCGAAGCATTAAAGATTTTAATGGTGGCTGAATCCGAAAGTTCATCCAACATAGGTGTGTTTTCCTTGAACTCTTTCGTACAGGAAAGCAGCAAACCAAATGCTAACACCAGAGATGCAAATGGAACAAATCTTTTACTAGACATTATATAATTTTTTGACGTTTAAAATTAGGGTTCAGAAAACCACATTTTTTTGGTGTGGTAATTTAAATCTAAACCTCCGACCTTCTGAAGCGCCTCAATATTATACAGGTACTCAGAGTTATAACGTGGCCTGGCGCGGTAAACAGGTTCTCCAAGGTTGTTGACATAAAACGTGGAGGGAAGTTCAAAACCAGTGTACACCTGTCTGGCAGTGCCTTCTTCAGTATCTGTATAATTATACCGTCTCATATCCACCCAGGTTTCAATTACTCCATAACCATACATTGCTATATATTTCTGCATCATGATATGGGAAAGATTAAAGTCGGCAACGGCCGGCACAATTGTCGGTTCATTCAAATAATCACTTATCATGGAAGGCGTCAACAACTTATCTGAAGGAACATTCGTTGCAAAATCAGTGGCCAGCATATTCATGCTTAATTCAATTCCTCTTTCATAAGCGACAAGTGCAGCCGCTTTCTCCGATTTGTGATAGAGCGCTTCAGCTTTCATAAACTGTACTTCCGCTGCAGTAATAATAGGGTAAAGCGGGCCATTTCTGAAAACATATTTCGCACGACTATCATTCGCGGGCGCCACAGTGGAATCAAAGCGTTGTCCCCAGAAACCATTCGGACGATCGTTTACGGCAAGGGATGTAGCAGACTGGGCAATTCTAAGTCCGGTGAACGTTCCATTGGGATTGGATTGCAATATGTACCAGGCCCGCGGATCCATTACGCCATTAAACGTTTCGTTCTGACCGGTCATCAGGTTTGCTACAAAATCTGTTTGCCGCTGCGCCCCGAAATTAGACCGCTGAGGTCCCCAGAAATGATAGGTGCCCACTGGTCCTGCATTGGTAAAGCGGGCGTATGCGTTGTCAACATTATCATTAATAGCCAGATCGCAATACTTGATGACAGAATCGGGTTTATAATCAGCTTTATTCGACATGTGGTTGAAAGAACGTGCGAGAACGGCATATACAAACTTTTTCCATTTCTCCACATCGCCCTGGTAGAAAAGTTTGTCGCCGATCGCAAGATTTTCTTTGCTGACATTACCATCGGTTCTGTTTAAATTTTCAAGTGCAAGATGGGCAACCCTTCTCACCTCCGCATAAATCTCTTCTTGCGAATCATAATTGAATACACGCTGACTGGTATTAAACGCTTCC encodes the following:
- a CDS encoding DUF4397 domain-containing protein, which produces MSSKRFVPFASLVLAFGLLLSCTKEFKENTPMLDELSDSATIKIFNASVSSARNQLIINDILTLRTVFTYNSTWPTSAANTGFVVSPGQKSLVIKDSSATSTQPVQNIALTAEAGKSYSIFLYDTVTAMKNKLVVNDIVIPSDTTSRLRFANFSFRRATPAPAIDVYSFNRKQLIFTNVALNDVTGYISYPSLTSDTLAILPAGATDTLVKLNGYSTTPKRSYTLVFRGVYTVTGTGATARGVSSVTDY
- a CDS encoding SusD/RagB family nutrient-binding outer membrane lipoprotein, translating into MRIHNKWLLPAIAVMAAVGCSKKIDEAYLNPNAETVKPIEQLLPGLIDNMTCSYTPAAGTNYGTTNDGLYFGKYIQFWTTNTANNQYDLMGGAIGNSDLLGSVWAMHYYGQGQNLNRVVEWGTEQEKWDYVGVAHAIRAWGWLTLTSVYGEAILKEAFNTSQRVFNYDSQEEIYAEVRRVAHLALENLNRTDGNVSKENLAIGDKLFYQGDVEKWKKFVYAVLARSFNHMSNKADYKPDSVIKYCDLAINDNVDNAYARFTNAGPVGTYHFWGPQRSNFGAQRQTDFVANLMTGQNETFNGVMDPRAWYILQSNPNGTFTGLRIAQSATSLAVNDRPNGFWGQRFDSTVAPANDSRAKYVFRNGPLYPIITAAEVQFMKAEALYHKSEKAAALVAYERGIELSMNMLATDFATNVPSDKLLTPSMISDYLNEPTIVPAVADFNLSHIMMQKYIAMYGYGVIETWVDMRRYNYTDTEEGTARQVYTGFELPSTFYVNNLGEPVYRARPRYNSEYLYNIEALQKVGGLDLNYHTKKMWFSEP